A genomic window from Salvia miltiorrhiza cultivar Shanhuang (shh) chromosome 5, IMPLAD_Smil_shh, whole genome shotgun sequence includes:
- the LOC131026338 gene encoding probable ribose-5-phosphate isomerase 4, chloroplastic isoform X2, giving the protein MALSSSSSILPFSNFSGNPNSSKPSRSSNALSMVVRSSYSDDSALLLQVAKYTVDSFVENGMVIGLGSGRASGYAIQYLGRQIRSGAVKHITGVATSVDSASEAAKAGVPLGQYRDSSKIDLAFDDADVMEEESLAAVIGRQKMQGGESIIQEKTILKTAGKLVLIVTAKQYQGAVEGSIPVLIESVNWLETAEEIDDLFLGDAEVWRRSSIGHAGPLGGDFPLVTKEGHNVVDVIFTSPIQNLAEVGDSLDQVAGVVEHGIISRVPCTAVIAGEDGLRIVDNIRKIEETRV; this is encoded by the exons ATGGCGttatcatcatcttcatcaatTCTTCCCTTCTCTAATTTCAGTGGCAACCCTAATTCCAGTAAACCAAGTAGAAGCAGTAATGCGCTATCAATGGTGGTTCGCTCGAGCTACTCTGACGACTCCGCACTTCTCCTCCAAGTTGCCAAATACACT GTTGATTCATTTGTGGAGAATGGAATGGTGATAGGGCTGGGTTCTGGTCGTGCTTCTGGCTACGCTATCCAGTATTTGGGGCGGCAAATTCGGTCCGGAGCCGTTAAACATATTACTGGCGTCGCTAC GTCTGTTGATAGTGCAAGTGAAGCAGCAAAAGCTGGTGTCCCTTTGGGCCAATACAGAGACAGCTCCAAA ATTGATTTGGCATTTGATGATGCTGATGTTATGGAAGAAGAGTCTCTTGCTGCAGTAATTGGGCGTCAGAAGATGCAGGGTGGTGAGTCGATAATTCAGGAGAAG ACCATACTGAAAACAGCTGGGAAACTGGTCCTCATCGTTACAGCAAAGCAATATCAAGGTGCTGTCGAGGGATCCATTCCAGTTCTAATTGAATCT GTCAACTGGTTGGAGACTGCTGAAGAAATTGATGACCTATTTCTTGGTGATGCTGAG GTTTGGAGAAGATCATCTATAGGGCATGCAGGTCCACTGGGAGGCGACTTTCCCCTTGTGACTAAAGAAGGGCATAACGTTGTAGATGTAATTTTTACATCTCCAATTCAAAATCTTG CTGAAGTGGGCGATAGTCTTGACCAAGTGGCTGGTGTCGTCGAGCACGGTATCATCTCCAGAGTCCC GTGCACGGCAGTCATCGCTGGGGAAGATGGGCTGCGGATTGTTGATAACATTCGTAAGATTGAAGAAACTAGAGTTTAA
- the LOC131026338 gene encoding probable ribose-5-phosphate isomerase 4, chloroplastic isoform X1 → MALSSSSSILPFSNFSGNPNSSKPSRSSNALSMVVRSSYSDDSALLLQVAKYTVDSFVENGMVIGLGSGRASGYAIQYLGRQIRSGAVKHITGVATSVDSASEAAKAGVPLGQYRDSSKIDLAFDDADVMEEESLAAVIGRQKMQGGESIIQEKTILKTAGKLVLIVTAKQYQGAVEGSIPVLIESVNWLETAEEIDDLFLGDAEVWRRSSIGHAGPLGGDFPLVTKEGHNVVDVIFTSPIQNLAEVGDSLDQVAGVVEHGARQSSLGKMGCGLLITFVRLKKLEFNYNDENTYVAHMNYLLVV, encoded by the exons ATGGCGttatcatcatcttcatcaatTCTTCCCTTCTCTAATTTCAGTGGCAACCCTAATTCCAGTAAACCAAGTAGAAGCAGTAATGCGCTATCAATGGTGGTTCGCTCGAGCTACTCTGACGACTCCGCACTTCTCCTCCAAGTTGCCAAATACACT GTTGATTCATTTGTGGAGAATGGAATGGTGATAGGGCTGGGTTCTGGTCGTGCTTCTGGCTACGCTATCCAGTATTTGGGGCGGCAAATTCGGTCCGGAGCCGTTAAACATATTACTGGCGTCGCTAC GTCTGTTGATAGTGCAAGTGAAGCAGCAAAAGCTGGTGTCCCTTTGGGCCAATACAGAGACAGCTCCAAA ATTGATTTGGCATTTGATGATGCTGATGTTATGGAAGAAGAGTCTCTTGCTGCAGTAATTGGGCGTCAGAAGATGCAGGGTGGTGAGTCGATAATTCAGGAGAAG ACCATACTGAAAACAGCTGGGAAACTGGTCCTCATCGTTACAGCAAAGCAATATCAAGGTGCTGTCGAGGGATCCATTCCAGTTCTAATTGAATCT GTCAACTGGTTGGAGACTGCTGAAGAAATTGATGACCTATTTCTTGGTGATGCTGAG GTTTGGAGAAGATCATCTATAGGGCATGCAGGTCCACTGGGAGGCGACTTTCCCCTTGTGACTAAAGAAGGGCATAACGTTGTAGATGTAATTTTTACATCTCCAATTCAAAATCTTG CTGAAGTGGGCGATAGTCTTGACCAAGTGGCTGGTGTCGTCGAGCACG GTGCACGGCAGTCATCGCTGGGGAAGATGGGCTGCGGATTGTTGATAACATTCGTAAGATTGAAGAAACTAGAGTTTAATTACAACGACGAAAATACATATGTTGCTCACATGAATTATCTTCTAGTTGTATAA
- the LOC131026339 gene encoding subtilisin-like protease SBT2.3, with protein MQMEGRRGVGFFGLVLCLAVFVGCSSAQSDSDNVTAVYIVTLKQAPTSHYYDDELRVKQGRHNKRNGSEGMSRLDKPRNTSRMDRGHKPYIDRVHDSLLKRALKGEKYLKLYSYRFLINGFAVLVTQQQAYKLSTRREVSNVVLDFSVRTATTHTPQFLGLPQGAWAQEGGFDTAGEGVVIGFIDTGIDPMHPSFSDDTPEKPYPIPQHFSGICEVTRDFPSGSCNRKLVGARHFAASAITRGIFNATQDYASPFDGDGHGTHTAAIAAGNHGIAVVVAGHTFGNASGMAPRSHIAVYKALYKSFGGFAADVVAAIDQAAQDGVDIISLSITPNRRPPGIATFFNPIDMALLSAVKAGIFVVQAAGNTGPSPKSISSFSPWIFTVGAAAHDRIYSNSIILGNNITISGVGLAPGTDKDSMYTLVSAVHALNTTAAANDMYVSECQDAGNFNQSVVKGNLLICSYSIRFVLGLSTIKQALETADNLSAAGVVFYMDPYVIGFQLNPIPMRIPGIIIPSPDDSKILLHYYNSSLERDESSKKIVKFGGLASVSGGIKANFSHSAPKVMYYSARGPDPEDNFLDVADILKPNVVAPGNFIWSAWSSRGMDSIEFLGESFAMMSGTSMAAPHIAGLAALIKQRFPSFSPSAIGSALSTTASLNDKNGGPIMAQRAYTNPDVNQSPATPFDMGSGFVNATGALDPGLILDSSYDDYLSFLCGINGSSPVVLNYTGASCGGSTLNATDLNLPSITVSKLNQSVSVQRVVTNVGSNETYSVGWSAPYGASVKVTPTHFSIGSGEKQVLIVFINATMNSSVASYGRIGLFGNQGHSVNIPLSVILKISYNNTAG; from the exons ATGCAAATGGAGGGCAGGCGGGGAGTTGGGTTTTTCGGTTTAGTACTTTGTTTGGCTGTGTTTGTGGGCTGCAGTTCTGCTCAGAGTGATTCAGATAATGTTACTGCTGTGTATATTGTGACTCTCAAACAAGCCCCTACTTCTCATTACTACGATGACGAGCTTAGAGTTAAGCAAGGCCGCCATAATAAACGCAATGGGTCTGAAGGAATGAGTAGATTAGATAAACCAAG AAATACATCAAGGATGGATAGGGGTCATAAGCCGTACATAGACCGTGTGCATGATTCTCTCTTAAAACGAGCATTAAAGGGCGAAAAGTATCTGAAGCTCTACAGCTACCGTTTTCTAATAAATGGATTTGCTGTGCTTGTCACTCAACAGCAG GCTTACAAGCTGTCAACAAGGAGGGAGGTGTCAAATGTGGTATTGGATTTCTCAGTTAGGACTGCTACTACTCATACACCCCAGTTTCTTGGTCTTCCTCAAGGAGCATGGGCACAAGAAGGCGGATTTGATACAGCGGGAGAAGGGGTTGTTATTGGATTCATCGACACTGGAATTGATCCCATGCACCCTAGCTTCTCTGATGATACACCCGAAAAGCCATACCCCATTCCACAGCATTTCTCAGGTATTTGTGAGGTCACACGAGACTTTCCATCCGGATCCTGCAACAGAAAGCTCGTTGGGGCTCGCCATTTTGCAGCCTCTGCGATTACCAGAGGGATTTTTAATGCCACACAGGACTATGCTTCACCATTTGATGGCGATGGCCATGGGAC GCACACAGCTGCTATTGCAGCAGGAAATCATGGAATTGCAGTTGTAGTTGCTGGACATACCTTTGGAAATGCCAGTGGAATGGCTCCTCGTTCGCA CATTGCTGTTTATAAGGCGTTATACAAGAGTTTCGGAGGATTTGCTGCAGATGTGGTTGCTGCCATAGATCAG GCTGCACAGGATGGAGTGGACATAATAAGCTTGTCGATAACTCCAAACAGGCGACCTCCTGGCATTGCCACTTTCTTTAATCCCATAGACATGGCTCTACTGTCGGCAGTCAAGGCAGGGATTTTTGTTGTACAGGCAGCAGGAAACACGGGGCCGTCTCCCAAGAGCATCTCATCCTTTAGTCCATGGATCTTCACTGTTGGCGCTGCAGCCCACGACAGGATCTATAGTAACTCTATAATCCTAGGCAACAACATCACAATCTCCGGAGTTGGACTTGCTC CTGGAACCGACAAAGACTCAATGTACACATTGGTTTCCGCTGTCCACGCCTTAAACACAACAGCAGCCGCTAATGACATGTATGTTAGCGAATGCCAAGATGCCGGCAACTTTAATCAGAGTGTTGTCAAAGGGAATCTTCTTATCTGCAGCTACTCTATTCGGTTCGTTCTCGGGCTCTCCACCATCAAACAAGCTTTAGAAACCGCGGATAACCTTAGTGCAGCTGGCGTCGTGTTCTACATGGATCCTTATGTTATCGGCTTCCAGCTCAACCCGATTCCAATGAGGATCCCTGGTATTATAATCCCATCACCCGATGATTCAAAA ATCTTACTACATTATTACAATTCTTCTTTGGAGAGAGATGAAAGCTCAAAGAAAATTGTTAAATTTGGGGGACTAGCAAGTGTTTCTGGTGGAATCAAAGCAAATTTCAGCCACTCTGCGCCCAAGGTTATGTATTATTCTGCTAGAGGACCAGATCCAGAAGACAATTTTCTTGATGTTGCTGACATACTAAAACCAAACGTCGTTGCACCCGGAAACTTCATATGGTCTGCTTGGAGCTCACGTGGCATGGACTCGATTGAATTTCTAG GTGAGAGCTTTGCAATGATGTCTGGAACAAGCATGGCAGCTCCTCACATTGCTGGACTTGCAGCCTTGATCAAGCAGAGGTTTCCCTCTTTCTCTCCGTCTGCAATTGGATCCGCGCTCTCGACAACGGCTTCCCTCAATGACAAAAACGGTGGGCCGATCATGGCGCAACGCGCTTACACCAATCCCGACGTGAACCAGTCTCCGGCCACTCCCTTCGATATGGGGAGTGGATTTGTTAATGCTACCGGAGCGTTGGATCCCGGTCTCATTCTTGATTCAA GCTATGACGATTACTTGTCATTCCTGTGTGGCATCAACGGTTCGTCTCCGGTGGTCCTCAACTACACGGGAGCGAGCTGTGGGGGTTCGACCCTGAATGCCACGGACCTCAACCTGCCCTCGATCACTGTATCGAAGCTGAACCAGTCCGTGAGCGTGCAACGAGTCGTGACCAACGTTGGGAGCAACGAGACGTACAGTGTGGGGTGGAGTGCGCCTTACGGAGCTTCGGTGAAGGTGACGCCGACACACTTCTCTATCGGTAGTGGAGAGAAGCAGGTGTTGATTGTGTTCATTAACGCCACCATGAACAGTTCAGTTGCAAGCTATGGGAGGATTGGGTTGTTTGGGAATCAAGGCCATTCTGTCAATATTCCTCTCTCTGTCATTCTCAAGATTTCATACAATAACACTGCTGGTTGA
- the LOC131026338 gene encoding probable ribose-5-phosphate isomerase 4, chloroplastic isoform X4 — MNMVFVCVVKVDSFVENGMVIGLGSGRASGYAIQYLGRQIRSGAVKHITGVATSVDSASEAAKAGVPLGQYRDSSKIDLAFDDADVMEEESLAAVIGRQKMQGGESIIQEKTILKTAGKLVLIVTAKQYQGAVEGSIPVLIESVNWLETAEEIDDLFLGDAEVWRRSSIGHAGPLGGDFPLVTKEGHNVVDVIFTSPIQNLAEVGDSLDQVAGVVEHGARQSSLGKMGCGLLITFVRLKKLEFNYNDENTYVAHMNYLLVV; from the exons ATGAATATGGTTTTTGTGTGTGTTGTAAAGGTTGATTCATTTGTGGAGAATGGAATGGTGATAGGGCTGGGTTCTGGTCGTGCTTCTGGCTACGCTATCCAGTATTTGGGGCGGCAAATTCGGTCCGGAGCCGTTAAACATATTACTGGCGTCGCTAC GTCTGTTGATAGTGCAAGTGAAGCAGCAAAAGCTGGTGTCCCTTTGGGCCAATACAGAGACAGCTCCAAA ATTGATTTGGCATTTGATGATGCTGATGTTATGGAAGAAGAGTCTCTTGCTGCAGTAATTGGGCGTCAGAAGATGCAGGGTGGTGAGTCGATAATTCAGGAGAAG ACCATACTGAAAACAGCTGGGAAACTGGTCCTCATCGTTACAGCAAAGCAATATCAAGGTGCTGTCGAGGGATCCATTCCAGTTCTAATTGAATCT GTCAACTGGTTGGAGACTGCTGAAGAAATTGATGACCTATTTCTTGGTGATGCTGAG GTTTGGAGAAGATCATCTATAGGGCATGCAGGTCCACTGGGAGGCGACTTTCCCCTTGTGACTAAAGAAGGGCATAACGTTGTAGATGTAATTTTTACATCTCCAATTCAAAATCTTG CTGAAGTGGGCGATAGTCTTGACCAAGTGGCTGGTGTCGTCGAGCACG GTGCACGGCAGTCATCGCTGGGGAAGATGGGCTGCGGATTGTTGATAACATTCGTAAGATTGAAGAAACTAGAGTTTAATTACAACGACGAAAATACATATGTTGCTCACATGAATTATCTTCTAGTTGTATAA
- the LOC131026338 gene encoding probable ribose-5-phosphate isomerase 4, chloroplastic isoform X3, which translates to MALSSSSSILPFSNFSGNPNSSKPSRSSNALSMVVRSSYSDDSALLLQVAKYTVDSFVENGMVIGLGSGRASGYAIQYLGRQIRSGAVKHITGVATSVDSASEAAKAGVPLGQYRDSSKTILKTAGKLVLIVTAKQYQGAVEGSIPVLIESVNWLETAEEIDDLFLGDAEVWRRSSIGHAGPLGGDFPLVTKEGHNVVDVIFTSPIQNLAEVGDSLDQVAGVVEHGARQSSLGKMGCGLLITFVRLKKLEFNYNDENTYVAHMNYLLVV; encoded by the exons ATGGCGttatcatcatcttcatcaatTCTTCCCTTCTCTAATTTCAGTGGCAACCCTAATTCCAGTAAACCAAGTAGAAGCAGTAATGCGCTATCAATGGTGGTTCGCTCGAGCTACTCTGACGACTCCGCACTTCTCCTCCAAGTTGCCAAATACACT GTTGATTCATTTGTGGAGAATGGAATGGTGATAGGGCTGGGTTCTGGTCGTGCTTCTGGCTACGCTATCCAGTATTTGGGGCGGCAAATTCGGTCCGGAGCCGTTAAACATATTACTGGCGTCGCTAC GTCTGTTGATAGTGCAAGTGAAGCAGCAAAAGCTGGTGTCCCTTTGGGCCAATACAGAGACAGCTCCAAA ACCATACTGAAAACAGCTGGGAAACTGGTCCTCATCGTTACAGCAAAGCAATATCAAGGTGCTGTCGAGGGATCCATTCCAGTTCTAATTGAATCT GTCAACTGGTTGGAGACTGCTGAAGAAATTGATGACCTATTTCTTGGTGATGCTGAG GTTTGGAGAAGATCATCTATAGGGCATGCAGGTCCACTGGGAGGCGACTTTCCCCTTGTGACTAAAGAAGGGCATAACGTTGTAGATGTAATTTTTACATCTCCAATTCAAAATCTTG CTGAAGTGGGCGATAGTCTTGACCAAGTGGCTGGTGTCGTCGAGCACG GTGCACGGCAGTCATCGCTGGGGAAGATGGGCTGCGGATTGTTGATAACATTCGTAAGATTGAAGAAACTAGAGTTTAATTACAACGACGAAAATACATATGTTGCTCACATGAATTATCTTCTAGTTGTATAA